The Fulvia fulva chromosome 13, complete sequence genome window below encodes:
- a CDS encoding Phytoene desaturase, with protein MVFASLSFPPAPLPCIVDLACQDLPPRFHHHFHNATTDNYHIHGAYRISQMAPNATPQKTALIIGAGVGGVSTAARLAHAGFRVTVLEKNSFTGGRCSLLYADGHRFDQGPSLLLLPDLFRRTFAELGTSLQEEGVELVKCEPNYIVHFHDGEKFRLSSDLSVMKGEVERWEGKSGYERYLGFLGEAHRHYELSVREVLLRNFYGVVSMLRPEFLRHLIELHPFESIWTRASKYFWTERLRRVFTFGSMYMGMSPFDAPGTYSLLQYTELAEGIWYPVGGFHKVVEALVGVGERKGVEFRMSTPVRRILLDASGSKTEGVELESGEVLKADVVVNNSDLVYAYNNLLPQSESAKKAAYAEALEKRPGSCSSISFYWALDRKVPELEAHNIFLADEYRESFDSIFQKHLIPDEPSFYVNVPSRVDPTAAPEGKDTVVVLVPVGHLVDDERSRYENTSNGTATSNGHLKDASPSNQTGFTPTSTQNWPSMIALARKTILTTIATRTGVDLTPLISTELTNDPTTWRSRFNLDKGAILGLSHSFFNVLCFRPSTKARRAGPLDDLTRGLGPLGTVVQVVGDAFRGEGRFSLLALTPQYCK; from the exons ATGGTGTTTGCGTCATTAAGCTTCCCGCCAGCCCCACTTCCATGCATCGTCGACCTTGCATGTCAAGATCTCCCACCCCGTTTCCACCACCACTTCCACAATGCAACTACCGACAACTACCATATCCACGGCGCCTACCGTATCTCCCAGATGGCCCCCAATGCCACCCCCCAAAAGACCGCCCTAATCATCGGCGCCGGCGTCGGCGGCGTCAGCACCGCCGCCCGCCTCGCGCACGCCGGCTTCCGCGTCACCGTCCTCGAAAAGAACTCCTTCACCGGCGGGCGCTGCTCGCTTCTGTACGCGGATGGGCACCGTTTCGATCAGGGCCCTTCGTTGTTGTTGCTGCCGGACCTGTTTCGGAGGACGTTTGCAGAGCTGGGAACGAGTTTGCAAGAGGAGGGCGTGGAGTTGGTGAAGTGTGAGCCGAATTATATTGTGCATTTCCATGATGGGGAGAAGTTTCGATTGAGTAGTGATTTGAGCGTGATGAAGGGGGAGGTGGAACGCTGGGAGGGGAAGAGCGGGTATGAGCGGTATTTGGGGTTTTTGGGGGAGGCGCATAGGCATTATGAGTTGAGTGTGCGGGAGGTTCTTTTGAGGAATTTTTATGGGGTGGTGAGTATGTTGCGGCCTGAGTTTTTGCGGCATTTGATTGAGTTGCATCCTTTCGAATCGATTTGGACTCGCGCGTCGAAGTACTTCTGGACGGAGCGCTTGAGGAGGGTGTTTACGTTTGGGAGTATGTATATGGGGATGTCGCCGTTTGATGCGCCGGGGACGTATTCGTTGCTGCAGTATACTGAGTTGGCGGAAGGGATTTGGTATCCTGTTGGCGGGTTTCATAAAGTGGTGGAGGCGCTTGTGGGGGTTGGGGAGAGGAAGGGGGTGGAGTTTAGGATGAGTACGCCTGTGAGGAGGATTCTGCTTGATGCCAGTGGGAGTAAGACGGAGGGAGTGGAGTTGGAGAGTGGAGAGGTGTTGAAGGCGGATGTGGTGGTGAATAATTCGGATCTGGTCTATGCATACAACAACCTGCTACCGCAGAGCGAGAGCGCGAAGAAGGCTGCTTATGCGGAGGCGCTGGAGAAGAGGCCGGGGAGTTGTTCCAGTATTAGCTTTTACTGGGCGCTGGATAGGAAGGTGCCGGAGTTGGAGGCGCATAATATCTTCCTAGCGGACGAGTACCGGGAGAGTTTCGATTCGATTTTCCAGAAGCACCTGATACCAGATGAGCCGAGCTTTTACGTCAATGTCCCCAGCAGAGTGGACCCTACTGCGGCGCCGGAGGGGAAGGATACAGTCGTGGTGCTTGTGCCGGTGGGACATCTCGTGGATGACGAACGATCAAGATACGAAAACACCTCAAACGGCACAGCAACATCCAACGGCCACCTCAAAGATGCCTCACCATCCAATCAGACAGGCTTCACCCCAACCTCAACCCAAAACTGGCCCTCCATGATCGCCCTCGCCCGCAAAACAATCCTCACCACAATCGCCACCCGCACCGGCGTAGACCTAACCCCCCTCATAAGCACCGAACTAACCAACGACCCCACAACCTGGCGCTCCCGCTTCAACCTCGACAAAGGCGCCATCCTAGGCCTCTCGCACTCCTTCTTCAACGTCCTCTGCTTCCGGCCCTCGACAAAAGCCCGCCGCGCCGGTCCCCTCGATGATCTCACCCGCGGCCTAGGACCGTTGGGGACGGTAGTGCAGGTTGTGGGGGATGCGTTCAGAGGCGAGGGCAG ATTCAGTCTGCTCGCTCTGACTCCTCAATACTGCAAGTAG
- a CDS encoding Bifunctional lycopene cyclase/phytoene synthase, translating into MGYDYALVHLTYTIPPALLLTVLYYPLLTRLDLYRIAFLITIAVVATIPWDSYLIQTNVWSYPPNVIIGPKLYHIPLEEVFFFVIQTYNTTLLYLIASKPVLKETYLVKEDRKTRAGQRWKYMKLGGQMALSLLLRKSIDFVKANKERTYLGLILLWALPFLLLLWSLAYQFIISLPLYCTALPIALPTLYLWVVDTLALKRGTWVIESGTKTGLTLWPGLEIEEALFFLLTNMLIVFGLLAFDNAVAVLTAFPAHFPQVPNLPSPVLLVRALLLPSYAYDDDRILGLQQAVTRLERKSRSFFLASSTFQGRLRIDLIILYSFCRVADDLIDNAKSPKEAQEWVKKLRRYLDLCYGAPEMNKDGKAVQPQDANQGYATIYVMQNFPPETQLTLLLMPTRRLGKEPLYELLRGFDMDLIFTEKKEGVNGPIKSEDDLDLYGARVAGTVALLCIQLVLHHYPGTKDARAKRLMAAGHDMGIALQYINIARDFGVDAEIGRCYVPPAWLKKEKLTPEAFTAGLMKVANNTKSGSTGGVDDFFLKKVETVRGRLLDRGFDFYKNSVRAIEKLPKPARAPMRVAVESYMQIGREMRTPGYRVKAGRATVPRWKRIAVAWKALLGPRRDA; encoded by the exons ATGGGCTACGACTATGCGCTGGT ACATCTCACCTACACCATCCCGCCGGCTCTCCTCCTCACGGTCCTCTATTACCCGCTCTTGACTCGTCTCGACCTCTACCGCATTGCCTTCCTGATCACGATTGCTGTTGTTGCGACGATACCATGGGACAGCTACCTCATCCAGACCAACGTCTGGTCGTATCCTCCGAACGTCATTATCGGTCCAAAGCTTTACCACATCCCACTTGAGGAGGTCTTCTTCTTCGTCATTCAGACCTACAACACAACGTTGCTCTACTTGATCGCAAGCAAGCCGGTACTGAAGGAGACATACCTGGTCAAGGAAGATCGCAAGACGAGGGCAGGGCAAAGATGGAAGTACATGAAGCTGGGTGGGCAGATGGCCTTGTCGCTGCTGCTCAGGAAGTCTATCGACTTCGTGAAGGCCAACAAGGAGAGGACATATCTTGGCCTCATACTGCTTTGGGCGCTACCTTTCCTCCTGCTACTATGGAGTTTGGCATACCAGTTCATCATCTCGTTGCCGCTGTACTGCACTGCGCTTCCAATTGCTCTACCAACGCTATACCTCTGGGTCGTGGACACATTAGCTCTGAAGCGTGGAACGTGGGTCATTGAATCTGGAACGAAGACCGGCTTGACACTCTGGCCTGGGTTGGAGATTGAGGAAGCACTCTTCTTTCTGCTAACGAACATGTTGATCGTCTTTGGACTTTTAGCCTTCGACAATGCTGTGGCTGTTCTTACAGCCTTTCCAGCGCACTTCCCACAAGTCCCGAACCTACCTTCGCCTGTGCTACTCGTTCGCGCCCTGCTTCTACCATCTTACGCGTACGACGACGATCGCATACTCGGTCTCCAACAAGCCGTCACTCGACTCGAGCGCAAGTCGCGAAGCTTCTTCCTCGCGAGCAGCACCTTTCAGGGCCGATTACGAATCGATCTGATCATTCTGTACAGCTTCTGCCGAGTCGCGGACGATCTGATTGACAATGCCAAAAGTCCGAAGGAAGCGCAAGAGTGGGTCAAGAAGCTGCGGAGGTACTTGGACTTGTGCTATGGAGCACCCGAGATGAACAAAGACGGAAAGGCTGTCCAGCCTCAAGACGCGAATCAAGGATATGCGACAATATACGTTATGCAGAACTTCCCTCCAGAGACACAGCTTACGCTGCTGCTGATGCCTACGCGGCGACTTGGGAAGGAGCCACTGTACGAGCTACTCCGAGGATTCGACATGGACTTGATTTTCACAGAGAAGAAGGAAGGTGTCAATGGACCGATCAAGAGCGAGGATGATCTCGACCTATACGGCGCGAGAGTTGCTGGCACAGTGGCATTGCTATGCATACAACTGGTCCTCCACCACTACCCAGGCACGAAGGATGCGAGAGCCAAACGACTAATGGCTGCCGGCCACGACATGGGCATAGCCTTGCAATACATCAACATCGCTCGCGACTTCGGAGTCGATGCCGAGATTGGACGCTGCTACGTCCCACCCGCATGGCTCAAGAAGGAGAAACTCACGCCTGAAGCCTTCACAGCAGGCCTCATGAAAGTCGCAAACAACACCAAATCCGGCAGCACGGGAGGCGTGGACGACTTCTTCCTTAAGAAGGTCGAGACAGTCCGTGGGAGACTGCTGGATCGTGGCTTCGACTTTTACAAGAATAGCGTGAGAGCGATAGAAAAGCTGCCGAAGCCCGCGAGAGCGCCGATGAGAGTGGCTGTGGAGAGCTATATGCAGATTGGCAGGGAGATGAGGACGCCTGGCTATCGGGTGAAAGCTGGACGGGCGACTGTGCCGAGATGGAAGAGGATAGCAGTCGCTTGGAAAGCTTTGTTGGGACCGAGGAGGGATGCATAA
- a CDS encoding Carotenoid 9,10(9',10')-cleavage dioxygenase 1 — translation MFDQPQSLRPASLKRKRTFSDNIERTPLPRHPYLTGNFAPIQQTLPLTPCTYGGVIPEELADSEYVRNGSNPVSNEDLGRDAHWFDGDGMLSGVSFTRDDETGHVTPEFVNQFVLTDLYLNTLSSPRLKVPILPSIATLVNPVASFIYVTLRILRTILLVILSHLPGSKQKIKKISVANTNLVFHDGRALATCESGPPMRIQLPGLETVGWYDGAEAEGEPKREVAGKETVLGQDGGLFSFMREWTTAHPKVDPLTKEMLMFHSSFAPPFVQYSIIPQSPHAELDSTPLRAYKARQDKILNAAVPGVKSAKMMHDFGVSSTHTVIMDLPLSLDPVNQLKGLPPVTYNSSKPSRFGVFPRRHPEKTQWFETDACCIFHIANTWDDSSSAGGVTGVNMLACRLTTATVIFAAGNIAPPVEKKQKVVAAARKRMPFFSKYDADREQTYYDHAVESPSDEKEPLLRIRSNSQPLADDDDLFNEDQCRLYYYHFDLQTKNITHQWALAAIPLEFPSVRPDVEMVQARYIYGCSTTTTDFGSALGKAAKIDALVKIDAGSLIARGKEHPPISVTGVVDSRSMAQILESEDLNDPIQVFRMPKGWFAQEPRFVPASTNVAEDDGWLLFYAFDESQLLTNGDVPKDSDPRARAKSELWILDARDMTTLVARVHLPQRVPYGLHGTWFSAEEVRGQRAVDSIRTTARALEARERGAWMRIRDWVERMLG, via the coding sequence ATGTTCGACCAGCCGCAGTCACTTCGACCCGCCAGCCTCAAGCGAAAGCGAACCTTCTCCGACAACATCGAACGCACGCCTCTGCCGCGACATCCCTACCTCACTGGCAACTTCGCACCCATACAGCAGACGCTACCACTCACGCCGTGTACATATGGTGGTGTAATACCGGAGGAGCTCGCAGACAGCGAGTACGTTCGCAATGGCAGCAATCCCGTATCGAACGAGGACCTCGGACGTGATGCGCATTGGTTCGATGGCGATGGCATGTTGTCCGGCGTGTCTTTCACGAGAGACGATGAGACTGGACACGTGACACCCGAGTTTGTGAACCAATTCGTCCTCACCGATCTGTACTTGAACACACTCTCAAGTCCGAGGTTGAAGGTCCCCATACTACCGAGTATAGCGACATTGGTCAATCCTGTGGCGAGCTTCATATACGTGACACTTCGGATCCTACGGACAATATTGCTGGTCATACTCAGTCACCTGCCTGGCAGTAAACAGAAGATCAAGAAGATCAGCGTGGCGAATACGAATCTAGTGTTTCACGATGGAAGAGCATTGGCAACGTGCGAAAGTGGTCCGCCGATGAGAATACAGCTCCCAGGCCTGGAGACTGTCGGCTGGTACGATGGTGCGGAAGCAGAGGGAGAACCGAAGAGAGAGGTTGCTGGTAAAGAGACAGTGTTGGGACAGGACGGCGGATTGTTCAGCTTCATGAGGGAATGGACCACAGCACACCCCAAGGTCGATCCGCTCACCAAGGAAATGCTCATGTTTCACTCCAGCTTTGCGCCACCGTTCGTGCAGTACAGCATCATACCACAGTCGCCGCATGCAGAGCTGGATTCAACACCGCTGAGAGCATACAAGGCCAGGCAAGACAAGATCTTGAATGCCGCCGTACCTGGTGTCAAGAGCGCGAAGATGATGCATGACTTTGGAGTCTCTTCAACACATACTGTGATCATGGATCTACCACTGAGTCTTGATCCTGTCAACCAGCTCAAAGGTCTACCACCCGTCACATACAACTCCAGCAAGCCTTCACGGTTTGGAGTCTTCCCGCGGCGACATCCGGAGAAGACGCAATGGTTTGAAACAGACGCGTGCTGCATCTTCCACATCGCCAACACTTGGGATGACAGCAGTAGCGCTGGAGGGGTCACAGGCGTGAACATGCTTGCCTGCCGTCTGACGACTGCCACTGTCATTTTCGCCGCAGGCAATATCGCTCCACCCGTCGAGAAGAAGCAAAAGGTCGTCGCAGCAGCACGGAAGCGTATGCCTTTCTTCTCAAAGTACGACGCCGACCGCGAACAGACATACTACGACCACGCCGTAGAGTCGCCCTCGGATGAGAAAGAGCCTCTCCTCCGCATCAGATCAAACTCGCAACCTCTAGCAGACGACGACGACCTTTTCAACGAAGACCAATGCCGCCTCTACTACTACCACTTCGACCTCCAAACCAAGAACATCACCCACCAATGGGCCCTCGCCGCCATCCCCCTCGAATTCCCCTCCGTCCGCCCCGACGTGGAAATGGTCCAAGCCCGTTACATCTACGGCTGCAGCACGACAACCACAGACTTCGGCTCCGCACTCGGTAAAGCTGCCAAGATCGATGCGCTCGTCAAAATCGACGCGGGCAGTCTGATAGCCAGAGGTAAAGAACACCCACCCATAAGCGTCACAGGCGTCGTCGACTCCCGCTCCATGGCTCAGATCCTCGAGAGCGAGGACCTCAACGACCCAATCCAAGTCTTCCGCATGCCGAAGGGTTGGTTCGCGCAGGAGCCACGTTTCGTTCCTGCCTCTACTAACGTCGCCGAAGACGACGGCTGGCTCCTCTTCTACGCTTTCGACGAGTCCCAGCTCCTTACAAACGGTGATGTCCCGAAGGACTCGGACCCAAGGGCGAGAGCGAAGAGCGAGCTGTGGATTCTTGATGCGAGGGATATGACGACTCTGGTTGCGAGGGTGCATTTGCCGCAGCGCGTGCCCTACGGTCTGCATGGGACGTGGTTCTCGGCTGAGGAGGTGAGGGGGCAGAGGGCTGTGGATAGTATTCGCACTACGGCGAGGGCGCTGGAGGCGAGGGAGAGGGGGGCGTGGATGAGGATTAGGGATTGGGTGGAGAGGATGCTGGGTTGA